A DNA window from Tenuifilaceae bacterium CYCD contains the following coding sequences:
- a CDS encoding membrane protein: MEALQENIPKKHTLFIILSTLFITNALIAEVIGAKILSVEKILHIPPLALPFFGGSSLNLEMSVGVLIWPIVFILSDIINEYFGTSGVKRISFIGAGMIAYAFVIIYISTQAPPADFWLQNNSVDPDGNYVNINYAYSNIFRQGLGIIVGSITAFLVGQLVDAYVFHYLRILTQHKWLWLRATGSTVVSQLVDSFLILFIAFFLLGNWTLNQVVAVGLIQYLYKIFLAIVLTPLIYLMHSIIDKYLGKTDSLKLMAEAKDL, translated from the coding sequence ATGGAAGCTTTACAGGAGAATATTCCCAAAAAACACACGCTGTTTATAATACTTTCCACTTTATTTATTACAAACGCATTAATTGCCGAGGTTATAGGGGCCAAAATACTTTCGGTTGAAAAAATTCTTCACATTCCTCCTCTAGCACTTCCATTCTTTGGAGGCTCTTCTCTTAATTTAGAAATGAGCGTGGGAGTGCTAATTTGGCCCATTGTTTTTATTCTTTCGGATATTATTAACGAGTACTTTGGGACCTCAGGGGTAAAACGGATTAGCTTTATTGGAGCTGGTATGATTGCATACGCTTTTGTAATTATTTACATATCAACCCAAGCACCGCCCGCCGATTTTTGGCTACAAAATAATTCCGTTGACCCCGATGGCAACTATGTAAACATAAATTATGCATACAGCAATATTTTCCGGCAAGGTCTCGGAATTATAGTTGGCTCAATAACCGCATTTCTTGTAGGTCAATTAGTTGATGCCTATGTATTCCATTATTTAAGAATTCTAACTCAACATAAATGGCTATGGCTAAGAGCAACTGGCTCTACTGTGGTTTCGCAACTAGTTGATAGTTTCCTCATACTTTTTATCGCGTTTTTTCTACTAGGAAATTGGACATTAAATCAGGTTGTTGCAGTAGGGCTAATTCAGTATCTTTATAAGATATTCCTGGCAATTGTACTTACGCCCTTAATATACCTTATGCACAGCATTATAGACAAATACCTTGGGAAAACTGACTCTCTAAAACTTATGGCAGAAGCAAAAGATCTTTAG
- a CDS encoding malonyl CoA-acyl carrier protein transacylase, which produces MKAYVFPGQGAQFVGMGKDLYENSPLAKEMFEKANQILGFRITDLMFAGTDEDLKQTKVTQPAIFLHSVILSKVLGGDFKPEMVAGHSLGEFSALVAAGALSFEDGLKLVSARAMAMQKACEKEPSTMAAVLGLEDEKVEEICNSINEVVVPANYNCPGQLVISGSIKGIEIACQKLTEAGAKRALKLAVGGAFHSPLMEPARQELAAAINATPFNKPICPIYQNVDAKPTIDPEVIKKNLVAQLTAPVRWTQTAKNMIADGATSFVELGPGNVLQGLIKKVDKNVAAESKQTL; this is translated from the coding sequence ATGAAAGCATACGTATTCCCCGGTCAGGGTGCACAGTTTGTGGGTATGGGAAAGGATCTATACGAAAACTCACCATTGGCCAAGGAGATGTTCGAAAAAGCAAACCAAATACTTGGTTTTCGAATCACCGACTTAATGTTCGCTGGTACCGATGAGGATTTGAAGCAAACCAAGGTTACCCAGCCTGCCATCTTTTTACATTCCGTTATTCTATCGAAGGTTCTAGGTGGCGATTTTAAACCCGAAATGGTAGCGGGTCACTCATTGGGTGAATTTTCAGCACTTGTTGCCGCTGGAGCTCTAAGTTTTGAAGATGGGCTAAAATTAGTTTCTGCTCGAGCAATGGCAATGCAAAAGGCTTGCGAAAAAGAACCATCGACAATGGCTGCTGTACTTGGCCTTGAGGACGAGAAGGTAGAAGAAATATGTAACTCTATTAACGAAGTGGTAGTACCCGCCAACTATAACTGCCCTGGCCAACTTGTAATATCTGGCTCAATTAAGGGTATCGAAATTGCTTGCCAAAAACTCACCGAGGCTGGAGCAAAGCGTGCGTTAAAACTTGCCGTGGGTGGCGCATTCCACTCCCCATTAATGGAACCTGCCCGTCAGGAACTTGCTGCTGCAATTAATGCAACGCCATTCAATAAACCGATTTGTCCTATTTATCAGAATGTTGATGCAAAACCAACCATCGATCCGGAAGTAATTAAGAAAAATCTTGTTGCTCAGCTAACGGCTCCTGTGCGTTGGACTCAAACTGCAAAAAACATGATTGCCGATGGGGCAACATCCTTTGTAGAACTAGGCCCAGGTAATGTTCTTCAAGGTTTAATTAAGAAAGTTGACAAGAATGTTGCTGCGGAAAGCAAGCAAACGCTTTAG